ACGCGGCCATCCCGCCGGCGACGTTGACCGCGTCGAAGCCGACGTCGTTGAGCCACTCGGCGACGCGTGCGGACCGCCCACCGGTCCGGCAGATGACGTGGACCTCGGTGTCGGCGGGCACCTCGCCGTAGCGGGCCATCAGCTCGGTTGCGGGCAGGTGGATGGCGCCGGGTGCGTGGCCGGCGTCCCACTCGTCCCGCTCACGGACGTCGAGCAGCACCGTGCCCGGACCCACCTCGTCGACCCGGGCGGTGGGGATCTCGGACATCGACGACACTCCCCTCGAAGCACGAATGGGAACCGACCCACCCATTCTCGCCGTCCCAGCCACGACCGCACCCGGCGAGACCCTGGAGCCCCGATGCGCGCCGCCCTGGTCACCGCGACACTGGCCGTGACGCTGCTGCTGACCGCCTGCGCTGGAGGGGACGACACCGTGACTGTCGAACCGGCAGAGCCGCCCGGCAGCACCGCCGGCGGCACCGAGCTCACCATCAGGCTGGACGAGTCCGGGGCGGGGGACGCCGTCCGCACCTTCACGCTCACCTGCGACCCGCCCGGCGGCGACCACCCGGACCCCGAGGCCGCGTGCCGGGCCCTCGCGGACACCGGCGGCGCGGCGGCGTTCGACCCGGTGCCCGACGACATGATGTGCACCGAGATCTACGGCGGTCCGCAGCGGGCCACCGTCACCGGCACCGTGGACGGGACCGCCGTCGACGCGGAGTTCTCGCGCACCGACGGCTGCGAGATCGCCCGGTGGGACGCGCTCGCGCCACTGCTCGGCAGCAAGGGCGGCGCCGAGGGCGCGTGAACGGGCGCGCTTCGGGAATCAGTCGAGGTCTTCGCGGTGGCGGTGTACGTACCCGGCCATCCCGGGAACGGTGTAGGCCACCTGGCCATGCTCGGGGGCGTACACAAGGCCCTTGGCGATGAGGTTGGCCCGGTAGGGCCCCAGGCTGGTGGGCTTGAGGCCCATGCGCCGCGCCACGTCGCTGGACGACGAAGGTCCGGCCCCATCTTCGGCCATGGCCACGAGCATCCTCCGCTCGGAGGGAGTGGCTCGGTCCCACCGCGAACGGAAGAAGCCGGCGTCGAGGCGCTCGAGCCCGATGATGGCGGCAGTGCGCGCATCGTCCACGGTGATGACCGGTCCGGGCGAGACCTCCCAGGCGGCGCGGCCGTACTCCTGCAGGAAGTAGGGATACCCCTCCGAGTGCTCGAGAAGCAGATCCAGGGCATCGGGGGCGATGGTGGCTCCCTGTCGCTCGATCGGCTCGACGAGCGCGGCTCGGGCGTCGGAGGCGCGGAGGCGGGAGATCGTGCGGTAGTCGAACAGCCGCTCGGCGTAGGACCGTACGTCTGCCAGGACGCCGGGGAGGTGGGGAAGGCCTGCCCCGATCAGGTAGAAGGGCCAGCCCCGCTGGCCGGCTTGGTGCTGCGTCATGAGTAGCGCCCTCAGGAGCAATGGATCGAGGTCGTGCACTTCGTCGATGAAGAGGCCGAAGGCACTGCCCTCCTCCTTCAAGGCAGCGCAGAGATCCTGCACGAGCTCTGGCAGATCGATCTCGATGTCTCCCGAATCGGCGCGGCCCGGCACGATCTCTACGCCGAGGTCGATGCCTGAGCTGCCGACCTTCACATTGAACGCCGCCACCGACTGAAGCGCCGCCTTGACGCGATCACTGACCCTTCGCCGCCGCATGAGCTGCCTGGCCTGAGTAGTGATCTCCCGGGCGAGGATCCGACGCACGCTCGAGGCCCCCGCGTTGTCAGGACGCGCTTCCAGATTAACCGCGAACCATCCGGCGGCTTCCGCACGGAAGCGCATCTCGTTGAGGAGCACGGTCTTTCCCACCCCCCGCAACCCGCTAAGCACGATCCCTCGACTGTCGAGGCCGTTGCGGGCGCGCTCGACCATGACCTCGAGAGCCGCAAGCTCCTGCTCCCGCCCCACCAAAGCGGGAGGCCGCAGGCCGGAGCCGGGGTTGAAGGGATTGGTCGCGGCATGCATGTAGCGAAGAATAGCGCCTAATTAGAAGAACCCAATAATCGACTATCAGGTCGTATCAGCACTACTTGAGGAACCGCGACGTCCGGCGGTCCGCGAGCGGCTTGCCGCCGGTCTGGCAGGTCGGGCAGTACTGCAGCGACCGGTCCGCGAACGACACCTCCCGCACGACGTCCCCGCACACCGGGCACGCCTGCCCGGTCCGCCCGTGCACCCGCATCCCGGCCCGCTTGGCGTCCTTGAGCTCAGCGGCGGGCCGGCCGGCGGCCGCCGCGACGGCCGTGGTGAGCACGTCGCGCAGCGCGGCGAACAGCCGGTCGACCTGCTCGTCGTCCAGGGAGCCGGCGAGCGCGAACGGCGAGATCCGGGCGGCGTGCAGCACCTCGTCGCTGTAGGCGTTACCGACCCCGGCGAGCACGGACTGGTCCCGCAGCAGGCCCTTGACCTGGTGGCGCGAGCCCCGCAGCAGGTCGGCGAGCGCGGCGCGGTCGAACCCCGGGTCCAGCGGGTCCGGGCCAAGGGTGGCGATCCCGCGGACCTCGGCCGGGTCCCGGACGACGTACACGGCCAGGCCCTTGCGGGTCCCGGCCTCGGTGAGGTCGAAACCGGAGC
This DNA window, taken from Kineosporiaceae bacterium SCSIO 59966, encodes the following:
- a CDS encoding rhodanese-like domain-containing protein, producing MSEIPTARVDEVGPGTVLLDVRERDEWDAGHAPGAIHLPATELMARYGEVPADTEVHVICRTGGRSARVAEWLNDVGFDAVNVAGGMAAWVEAGRPIVAEGDREPRVI
- a CDS encoding Fpg/Nei family DNA glycosylase — protein: MPELPEVEALAAFLRERAVGRVVAAVEVGSVAVLKTFDPPVTSLQGLEVLDAIRHGKFLDLDVDGLHLVLHLARAGWLRWYDEVPARPLRPGGRSPQALRVRLDDGSGFDLTEAGTRKGLAVYVVRDPAEVRGIATLGPDPLDPGFDRAALADLLRGSRHQVKGLLRDQSVLAGVGNAYSDEVLHAARISPFALAGSLDDEQVDRLFAALRDVLTTAVAAAAGRPAAELKDAKRAGMRVHGRTGQACPVCGDVVREVSFADRSLQYCPTCQTGGKPLADRRTSRFLK
- a CDS encoding ATP-binding protein gives rise to the protein MHAATNPFNPGSGLRPPALVGREQELAALEVMVERARNGLDSRGIVLSGLRGVGKTVLLNEMRFRAEAAGWFAVNLEARPDNAGASSVRRILAREITTQARQLMRRRRVSDRVKAALQSVAAFNVKVGSSGIDLGVEIVPGRADSGDIEIDLPELVQDLCAALKEEGSAFGLFIDEVHDLDPLLLRALLMTQHQAGQRGWPFYLIGAGLPHLPGVLADVRSYAERLFDYRTISRLRASDARAALVEPIERQGATIAPDALDLLLEHSEGYPYFLQEYGRAAWEVSPGPVITVDDARTAAIIGLERLDAGFFRSRWDRATPSERRMLVAMAEDGAGPSSSSDVARRMGLKPTSLGPYRANLIAKGLVYAPEHGQVAYTVPGMAGYVHRHREDLD